The sequence GCGCAGGCGGTTCTTTAAGTCTGATGTGAAAGCCCCCAGCTCAACTGGGGAAGGTCATTGGAAACTGGGGAACTTGAGTGCAGAAGAGGAGAGTGGAATTCCACGTGTAGCGGTGAAATGCGTAGATATGTGGAGGAACACCAGTGGCGAAGGCGACTCTCTGGTCTGTAACTGACGCTGAGGCTCGAAAGCGTGGGGAGCAAACAGGATTAGATACCCTGGTAGTCCACGCCGTAAACGATGAGTGCTAAGTGTTGGGGGGTTTCCGCCCCTCAGTGCTGCAGCTAACGCATTAAGCACTCCGCCTGGGGAGTACGGCCGCAAGGCTGAAACTCAAAGGAATTGACGGGGACCCGCACAAGCGGTGGAGCATGTGGTTTAATTCGAAGCAACGCGAAGAACCTTACCAGGTCTTGACATCCTTTGACCACTCTAGAGATAGAGCTTTCCCTTCGGGGACAAAGTGACAGGTGGTGCATGGTTGTCGTCAGCTCGTGTCGTGAGATGTTGGGTTAAGTCCCGCAACGAGCGCAACCCTTATTACTAGTTGCCAGCATTCAGTTGGGCACTCTAGTGAGACTGCCGGTGATAAACCGGAGGAAGGTGGGGATGACGTCAAATCATCATGCCCCTTATGACCTGGGCTACACACGTGCTACAATGGATGGTACAACGAGTCGCAAGACCGCGAGGTCAAGCTAATCTCTTAAAGCCATTCTCAGTTCGGATTGCAGGCTGCAACTCGCCTGCATGAAGCCGGAATCGCTAGTAATCGCGGATCAGAACGCCGCGGTGAATACGTTCCCGGGTCTTGTACACACCGCCCGTCACACCACGAGAGTTTGTAACACCCGAAGTCGGTGAGGTAACCTGCAAAGGAGCCAGCCGCCTAAGGTGGGATAGATAATTGGGGTGAAGTCGTAACAAGGTAGCCGTATCGGAAGGTGCGGCTGGATCACCTCCTTTCTAAGGAATATTACGGAACCTCACACATTCGTTTTGGCTTTGTTCAGTTTTGAGAGGTCTAATCTTCTCAATGCATCAAAAATGTTGTTCTTTGAAAACTGGATAGTGTTTAACAATTGTAACAAAGTAAGAAACCAAGTAAAAACCGCGTTTTATTTTTTACGATTCGCATCAATTGATGTTGGATCGCTATTAACAACGACCATAGGTTAAGTTAATAAGGGCGCACGGTGGATGCCTTGGCACTAGGAGCCGATGAAGGACGGGACTAACGCCGATATGCTTTGGGGAGCTGTAAGTAAGCTGTGATCCAGAGATTTCCGAATGGGGAAACCCAGCACCTTTGATAGGGTGTTACTGCTGACTGAATACATAGGTCCGTAGAGGTAGACGCAGAGAACTGAAACATCTAAGTACCTGCAGGAAGAGAAAGAAATTCGATTCCCTGAGTAGCGGCGAGCGAAACGGGAAAAGCCCAAACCAGAAAGCTTGCTTTCTGGGGTTGTAGGACTGAACACATAGAGTCATAAATGAACGGTGTAAGAGAAGCGACCTGGAAAGGTCCGCCAAAGAGGGTAAAAGCCCCGTAACTGAAACCCCGTTCACTCTGATCAGTATCCTGAGTACGGCGGAACACGAGAAATTCCGTCGGAATCCGGGAGGACCATCTCCCAAGGCTAAATACTCCCTAGTGACCGATAGTGAACCAGTACCGTGAGGGAAAGGTGAAAAGAACCCCGGAAGGGGAGTGAAACAGCACCTGAAACCGTGTGCTTACAAGTAGTTAGAGCCCGTTAATGGGTGATAGCGTGCCTTTTGTAGAATGAACCGGCGAGTTACGATCCCATGCGAGGTTAAGTCGATGAGACGGAGCCGTAGCGAAAGCGAGTCTGAATAGGGCGAATGAGTATGTGGTCGTAGACCCGAAACCAAGTGATCTACCCATGTCCAGGTTGAAGGTGCGGTAATACGCACTGGAGGACCGAACCCACGTATGTTGAAAAATGCGGGGATGAGGTGTGGGTAGCGGAGAAATTCCAATCGAACTTGGAGATAGCTGGTTCTCTCCGAAATAGCTTTAGGGCTAGCCTCGGAATAAGAATCATGGAGGTAGAGCAACTGTTTGGACTAGGGGCCCTTCTCGGGTTACCGAATTCAGATAAACTCCGAATGCCATTGATTTATATCCGGGAGTCAGACTACGAGTGATAAGATCCGTAGTCGAGAGGGAAACAGCCCAGACCACCAGCTAAGGTCCCAAAGTTTATGTTAAGTGGAAAAGGATGTGGGGTTGCTTAGACAACTAGGATGTTGGCTCAGAAGCAGCCATCATTTAAAGAGTGCGTAATAGCTCACTAGTCGAGTGACCCTGCGCCGAAAATTTACCGGGGCTAAACATAACACCGAAGCTGTGGATAGAACTTAGGTTCTATGGTAGGAGAGCGTTCTAAGGGCGTCGAAGCTAGACCGTGAGGACTGGTGGAGCGCTTAGAAGTGAGAATGCCGGTATGAGTAGCGAAAGACGGGTGAGAATCCCGTCCACCGAATGACTAAGGTTTCCTGGGGAAGGCTCGTCCTCCCAGGGTTAGTCGGGACCTAAGTCGAGGCCGATAGGCGTAGACGATGGATAACAGGTTGAGATTCCTGTACCCGTTTGTTTTGTTTGAGCAATGGAGGGACACAGTAGGCTAAGGAATACGCACTGTTGGATATGTGCGTCCAAGCAACAAGTCTTGAAGCGAGTCAAATGCTTGCTTCTCTAAGGACAAGTTGTGATGGGGAGGGAAATTAAGTACCGAAGTTCCCGATGTCACACTGTCAAGAAAAGCTTCTAGTGAGAAACAAACGGCCCGTACCGCAAACCGACACAGGTAGTCGAGGAGAGAATCCTAAGGTGTGCGAGTGAACTCTCGTTAAGGAACTCGGCAAAATGACCCCGTAACTTCGGGAGAAGGGGTGCTGACCATTTGGTCAGCCGCAGTGAATAGGCCCAAGCAACTGTTTATCAAAAACACAGGTCTCTGCTAAATCGAAAGATGACGTATAGGGGCTGACGCCTGCCCGGTGCTGGAAGGTTAAGAGGATGGGTTAGCTCTCGAGCGAAGCTCAGAATTGAAGCCCCAGTAAACGGCGGCCGTAACTATAACGGTCCTAAGGTAGCGAAATTCCTTGTCGGGTAAGTTCCGACCCGCACGAAAGGCGTAATGATTTGGGCACTGTCTCAACGAGAGACTCGGTGAAATTATAGTACCTGTGAAGATGCAGGTTACCCGCGACAGGACGGAAAGACCCCATGGAGCTTTACTGCAGTTTGATATTGAGTGTTTGTACAGCTTGTACAGGATAGGTAGGAGCCGATGAAACCAGGACGCTAGTCTTGGTGGAGGCGTTGGTGGGATACTACCCTTGCTGTATGACCACTCTAACCCACAGCCATGATCTGGCTGGGAGACAGTGTCTGACGGGCAGTTTGACTGGGGCGGTCGCCTCCTAAAGAGTAACGGAGGCGCCCAAAGGTTCCCTCAGAATGGTTGGAAATCATTCGTAGAGTGTAAAGGCAGAAGGGAGCTTGACTGCGAGACCTACAAGTCGAGCAGGGACGAAAGTCGGGCTTAGTGATCCGGTGGTTCCGCATGGAAGGGCCATCGCTCAACGGATAAAAGCTACCCTGGGGATAACAGGCTTATCTCCCCCAAGAGTCCACATCGACGGGGAGGTTTGGCACCTCGATGTCGGCTCATCGCATCCTGGGGCTGTAGTCGGTCCCAAGGGTTGGGCTGTTCGCCCATTAAAGCGGTACGCGAGCTGGGTTCAGAACGTCGTGAGACAGTTCGGTCCCTATCCGTCGCGGGCGCAGGAAATTTGAGAGGAGCTGTCCTTAGTACGAGAGGACCGGGATGGACACACCGCTGGTGTACCAGTTGTTCTGCCAAGAGCATCGCTGGGTAGCTATGTGTGGACGGGATAAACGCTGAAAGCATCTAAGCGTGAAGCCCCCCTCAAGATGAGATTTCCCATCACGCAAGTGAGTAAGACCCCTGAGAGATGATCAGGTAGATAGGTTGGAAGTGGAAGTACAGCGATGTATGGAGCGGACCAATACTAATCGGTCGAGGACTTAACCAATTTTTTAAACGGTGTCTTGGTTTCGACACGATGTTGCAAGAGAAAAACACTATCCAGTTTTGAGAGAACACCGTTCTCTTGATGAAACAATGTGCGGTGGTGACGGCAAGAAGGTCACACCTGTTCCCATGCCGAACACAGCAGTTAAGCTTCTTAGCGCCGATGGTAGTGAAGGGTTTCCCTTTGTGAGAGTAGGACGCTGCCGCGCAATCTAAAAAGGTACCATCTTCGGATGGTGCCTTTTTTTTGTGCCTAAAACTAAATAAATTAAGGTTCTTTATCGATCGTGTTGGCAATTCTTAAGAGAGCGAAATCCCTTCAAAATGTACGTGTTTGCTTGTAGAGAGCCATGGGATCACCTAGCCCTTTCGCCCTTGGGGGTCGGTTTTCAAGCCTCCAACGAAGCCTCCAACGAAGCGTAAACGCTTCGTGATTAACATTGAACTCTTTTCATGGTTATAAGCCAACGCTATTCCTCCCGAAATTTCAAAATTGTAAAATAGGAATACATTTATTGGCTTACCAAAACCAAAAATAATAGAACCTAAATTAAAAGTAGATTTGAGTAAAAAAAGTATAATTAACTCTACATAAATGAAAACATTATTATATAAGGTAAGAATAATAAATAGACATAAGAGAAAAAGAAAAAAATGAATGAACGAATAAGATTTTCATTAAACTCTTTGATAAGAAAAAACAATCCAATGATAATTGCTGAATTATCCTTTAAATGCGCTGGTATATAAGATGAGCAAGTATCAATTAGACTATGCTTTTAAAGATAATTTGTTGAGTGTCGTTATTACTTATATATTCATTAATGGTAAACTAATTGTGTTATACCAATTAGTTGTAAAAGGAGTGAAAGTTTGGACTATTATCATTTAGTTACTAGAAAACCTATGTATAAAGGGCAAAAAATAGATTTTGGAAGCAATCACAAAAATCGATTGTATTATTTCTTTTTAGATAATGGGTTTAGTGATTTCAGAGGCAGAACTTTTGACCAAGCTATTAATGAGTTAGACACTAAGGTAGAAGGAAATGAACGATTGTTTTTAAAAAACTCTTTTGAACATTCTTCCAAAGCTATTAGAGAAGTTATCACTGAGATGGTTCGTCTAGAACATTTTCCAGAATTGCCATCAAGATTTGAATGTTTATACGGCGTGGAAAGTTTGAGGAGCTTAGCTCAGTGGCAAAAAACATTTAACTCCTATAACAGAGAAATAATACAAATTGTTAAACTTGAAACAAGCGGAAAAATTTTTAAAGGAAATGCTGATTTGTTACCATCAATAAAAAATAAGTCATTTCTAGAAAAAATCGAACAAGCAAAACTGTATTGGTCGTCCTCGTCAGAAAGTAATTTATCAGAAGTGTTAATTGGCGGAGAAATAACGGTAACAGAAATCATTGAAGAGTTTTAATAGCGGGTATTCCAACGATTAAGTGTAAATAAACTCAATTGTTGGAATAGGGCTAAAAAGAAGACGAATATGTGCGTCTGAAGTTTTTTTGTTAAACAGTATCTTAAGGAACTATTTAATTCGTCACCTGCATCACTTTTTTTATAGAGTTAAGCTGTTCAATTAAAGGCAGGGTACCATCAATGATTAAATCGACATCTTCACTAACAAAAGCATCATAATCTATAAAAATTTGTCGAGCAGAGTCTACATATGTTTGGGCCCAAATCAGAATTTCTTCAACAGATTTGTCTGAATAATCTCTAATTAGTTGCCTTGCAAAAGCTACATCTAAGGGTGTTTTTAAATACACGGCTTTAGTAATGTATGGTTTTAATGCCTTATGTTTATATCCAAAAGGGAAGTCTACAAAAATAAATGGAAATTTATCTTTAGCTGACAAAAAGTCCTTCATTAAGAGGTTGAGGTCATATTGATTTACAGCATCTTGGATGGGTGTTTCTATTGGTGGCGCTGAAGGGGTAATGCATCAATACTGTAATCATCAAAAGAGATCACTTTGCTGTCTATAAATTCTTTATGCAGTTCATTGATCAAAGTAGTTTTTCCTCCAGCAGTTACCCCGCTAACCACGACTACAAAGCTTTTTACCAACATTCATTGTTCCTCCAATCCTTATATAATAGTCTATATTAGTGTTTTTTAAATTTTTAGACATATAGATGCATAAATCATCATTATTCATACAAGCTTCTCCACTATCTACATTTTTATTTTCAAACCAGACTCCAGACCCATCAGGCAGGGTCCCTCGTTTTACGTAAATGCGTTGTGCTGCACCATATCCTTTGTGTAATCCAACTCCTAAAGTAATAATAGATGAAAACTGCTCAGCTTTATTTTCTGCTGCGGCTAGTAGGGAACTTCCAATTCCTTGTTTTTGATACTTTTCAAAAACATTAAAATCAGCAACCTCAGGTAGTTCACTTGCTTGAAAAGGTCCATTCTTTGCTTTTCTTACTAATGTCACATATCCAGCAATATGTCCATCTAACTCCGCCACAAAGACGAATCTGCTTTTATTTTGTTGCTCCAACCAATAACTCTCTAATATTTCATACCTGCCATCCCAACCTTATACTAAAAAAGCGTTGGCAATTTTAAAGATATTTTCCTCTTTCATTAATCTGATTTTCATCCTTACAAACCACTTTTAAATAACAGTTTTTAATAAACTAAATAATATTTTTCGTTAAAATAATTTCATAAGTTTCTTTAGGAGGAAAAAAGCCTCCAACAGATTTAAAGCCAAGTTTATGGTATAAATGCTGTGAATATTCTTCACTAGCGGTAGAAGTCATAATTTCATTAAAACCACGTAATTTCATATCCCATTCAAAGGAATCTATTAGAGCAGTTCCATATTTTTTATTTCTAAATGGTTCAAGGATATAGAGCATATCAATAAAAGGAATTGAATCCCAAAAATAGCTGAATCTTAGCCAACCGATTAATTCATCTCTTTCAATGATAAGAACTCTTTTTTCTTTAATTGCAGAATTTAATCTATGAGGGTCTATATGCATGTCTTTGTTCGATAAACTATTACAATCATCAGGAATAGCAAAGCGTATCTTCACATCTTCTGTTCTTACTGATTCCAAATACTTAATTTTTTCAAAGTCTTTATTATTATTTTTATCATTTCTGTAACTATCTTTGGCAGATGCTTTATATATCTTTAGGAATTGTTCTGCTGTTGGAACATAAAATCTTGCTTCCTCTATTTCCTCACTTTTCAGCTCTTTAATTTCAGTATCCGCATAATCGGGTAAAGTATCCATAACGCCATACTGAATAGAAAATCTTCCGTTGCTAAATTCATGTTCATGTAAATCGATGAGCTGATAGCCAATTTGGTTCATAACTTTTAAAATAGTATCCCAATTGAGTATTCTGTCTTCATCTGCTGCTTCCCATCCTCTAGGGTCACCTGGAACATGGATATCTATATCTTGAGCTTTCCAGTTTATCCTAGTAACATACTCTAAACCTAAAGATCCCATTAATAAAGGAGTGATCCCATAACTATTTAGTGCTCTTGAAATTTTTAAAAACTCTGAAAACTTAGTCTGATTCATTAGAATTGCTCCTAGTTAGATTTATTTTGTATAATGATTGATACAAACATTTTACACTATACGAAGATCTGATTAATAGAGATACTTAACAATGAATCCTAATACGTTTTAAAAAAATATTGAAACATCTTTGCGGTTATCTAGAATTTATAGCAATAAGGAAGCTATGTTGAAAATCACTAACCAGTGTGGAAACAACTAATGTAAGTTCGCATTATAATTGAAGGTTGGGAAAAGACAAAGTATCTAATGAAGAAGTAGAAAC is a genomic window of Carnobacterium sp. CP1 containing:
- a CDS encoding DUF2441 domain-containing protein, encoding MDYYHLVTRKPMYKGQKIDFGSNHKNRLYYFFLDNGFSDFRGRTFDQAINELDTKVEGNERLFLKNSFEHSSKAIREVITEMVRLEHFPELPSRFECLYGVESLRSLAQWQKTFNSYNREIIQIVKLETSGKIFKGNADLLPSIKNKSFLEKIEQAKLYWSSSSESNLSEVLIGGEITVTEIIEEF
- a CDS encoding nucleoside/nucleotide kinase family protein produces the protein MSAKDKFPFIFVDFPFGYKHKALKPYITKAVYLKTPLDVAFARQLIRDYSDKSVEEILIWAQTYVDSARQIFIDYDAFVSEDVDLIIDGTLPLIEQLNSIKKVMQVTN
- a CDS encoding GNAT family N-acetyltransferase, which codes for MEQQNKSRFVFVAELDGHIAGYVTLVRKAKNGPFQASELPEVADFNVFEKYQKQGIGSSLLAAAENKAEQFSSIITLGVGLHKGYGAAQRIYVKRGTLPDGSGVWFENKNVDSGEACMNNDDLCIYMSKNLKNTNIDYYIRIGGTMNVGKKLCSRG
- a CDS encoding GNAT family N-acetyltransferase yields the protein MHIDPHRLNSAIKEKRVLIIERDELIGWLRFSYFWDSIPFIDMLYILEPFRNKKYGTALIDSFEWDMKLRGFNEIMTSTASEEYSQHLYHKLGFKSVGGFFPPKETYEIILTKNII